In one window of Tubulanus polymorphus chromosome 3, tnTubPoly1.2, whole genome shotgun sequence DNA:
- the LOC141901726 gene encoding uncharacterized protein LOC141901726 — protein MLPGIINAAEWLKILLSVIDFSEDNLMKINGVTPDNAGTYSCKCLIPGKGLLMGSVRLNIKVEPNEAVLTQSNGTMYVCETLPPSYPKSQVQYWAKTLSGIFTRLQPTFYNDTRSSGLMRYQHRSELNEEGLSDYYTVLECRVVYDDIYLANLTQSIHLITVATTQSTNATTTTSLPEDASTLPHSSSSTVPSTQSETSVVLSASIPTAPILTSNVTSSMPVTSDASTVSHSKIEPTNPSITATNDPSSVSSTATIVSTTQSTNFKDRTTQIPTDSTTSMPITSDGSTVSYSEIQTTSSSTTKSPTTVTNLSSVLSTNAAASIDSAAAGPRSTVPPSPQTSDKMSFIAGIVAGSAVYIFIIISVTIFIRRRGLLTCREKKNVHNSKRYNPDDIELDPYLNRRNEVDKKMKVEDENELPNLVRESTLNDIDFDNFDYY, from the exons ATGTTACCGGGTATTATAAATGCTGCTGAATGGTTGAAAATACTGCTAAGCGTCATTGATTTTTCCGAAGATAATCTTATGAAAATTAATGGAGTTACACCGGACAACGCAGGAACGTACTCCTGTAAATGCCTAATTCCTGGCAAAGGTCTTCTAATGGGTTCTGTTCGGCTTAATATTAAAG TCGAACCCAACGAGGCAGTTTTAACGCAGTCGAATGGCACGATGTATGTCTGCGAGACTCTGCCGCCAAGTTACCCAAAAAGTCAAGTGCAATACTGGGCAAAAACTTTGAGTGGAATTTTCACCAGACTTCAaccaacattctataatgacaCCCGATCCAGTGGACTCATGCGATATCAACATCGAAGCGAATTGAATGAGGAAGGCTTATCCGATTACTACACGGTTCTAGAATGTAGAGTCGTTTACGACGATATCTACTTAGCTAATTTGACACAATCTATACATTTAATAACAG TTGCAACAACTCAATCTACAAACGCGACAACTACGACGTCTCTTCCAGAAGATGCATCGACATTACCTCATTCAAGTTCGTCAACAGTGCCTTCCACTCAGTCGGAAACATCTGTGGTTTTGTCAGCATCAATTCCAACAGCTCCAATACTTACAAGCAATGTGACTTCTTCAATGCCTGTTACAAGTGATGCATCTACAGTATCTCATTCAAAAATAGAGCCGACGAACCCTTCAATAACTGCCACTAATGATCCATCATCAGTGTCATCAACTGCTACTATCG TTTCAACAACTCAATCTACAAACTTCAAAGATAGAACAACTCAGATACCTACAGACAGCACGACCTCTATGCCTATTACAAGTGATGGGTCTACAGTATCATATTCAGAAATACAGACGACATCGTCATCGACAACGAAGTCTCCAACAACTGTCACTAATCTATCATCGGTGTTATCAACTAACGCTGCTGCTTCCATCGATTCCGCGGCTGCAGGACCACGTTCCACCGTTCCACCTTCACCACAAACATCAG ACAAAATGTCGTTTATTGCCGGGATCGTCGCTGGGTCTGCGGTTTATATCTTTATCATCATAAGCGTGACAATATTCATCCGAAGGCGAG GATTGCTGACGTGTAGAGAAAAGAAGAATGT ACACAACTCAAAACGATATAACCCAGATGACATAGAATTGGATCCCTACTTGAATCGAAGAAACG